One genomic segment of Erythrolamprus reginae isolate rEryReg1 chromosome 2, rEryReg1.hap1, whole genome shotgun sequence includes these proteins:
- the CCDC71 gene encoding coiled-coil domain-containing protein 71 gives MLVPQWFGSTRSSCQPNAMNVEADNVEEKAVHSWSRISSAGQKTLEEALRVFNPVSKDPSGTESQLVAFLQGLKEEGYQPTILRSKDVYGYSSCTSNAPSQAKGNTQDFPEAAVPISETAKAPARDIVTIEKVSAPLAGITVSSSKASAMSKSSNSTNLLLNSLKRTRSGTSKASAMSFPANMYPGVYPAMRLSVVLEALVPMNATASCLESKCRQGHLEIPPSDLKRLNAPAAPVPSSAVKAAKIPPSQLDPKGYRHLITHVPDSAALTMSLIKGPTGGMFRESNACNSSRILNGRISGSNSQSCSMEGSRLKEPPVSEAEWKSGGSHRQAIGERRRSADDGKEFPCRKTPSSVPPRKQPELASKALNLLTFQAIKVDSFSTDDELRRRAQRILKVNLSPVIRIQPLPRSLSIP, from the coding sequence ATGCTGGTTCCCCAGTGGTTTGGATCTACTAGAAGCTCCTGCCAGCCTAATGCCATGAATGTTGAAGCGGACAATGTGGAAGAGAAAGCTGTCCATTCCTGGTCAAGGATCTCCTCTGCAGGACAGAAAACCTTGGAGGAAGCCCTCCGGGTGTTTAACCCCGTGTCCAAGGACCCCTCTGGCACGGAGAGCCAGTTAGTAGCTTTTCTCCAAGGCCTGAAAGAAGAAGGCTACCAACCCACAATCCTAAGGAGCAAAGACGTGTATGGATACAGTTCCTGCACGTCCAATGCACCTAGCCAAGCAAAAGGCAATACCCAAGACTTTCCGGAAGCAGCTGTTCCTATTTCAGAGACTGCCAAGGCCCCGGCAAGGGACATAGTCACCATAGAAAAAGTCTCTGCCCCCTTGGCTGGTATTACAGTGAGCTCTTCTAAAGCATCCGCAATGTCAAAGAGCAGTAACTCCACAAATCTCCTATTGAACTCCTTGAAACGGACACGTTCGGGCACATCCAAAGCCTCAGCCATGAGCTTCCCGGCTAATATGTACCCTGGCGTCTATCCGGCCATGAGGCTGTCAGTAGTGCTGGAAGCCTTAGTCCCAATGAATGCCACCGCCTCTTGTCTGGAATCAAAATGCAGACAAGGGCACCTGGAGATCCCCCCATCGGACCTTAAGCGGCTCAATGCACCCGCGGCCCCAGTGCCGTCTTCAGCGGTGAAGGCCGCTAAGATACCGCCTAGTCAGTTGGACCCCAAAGGATACAGGCATTTAATAACACACGTGCCAGACTCTGCTGCTCTGACCATGAGCCTTATAAAAGGACCAACGGGTGGGATGTTTCGGGAAAGTAACGCTTGCAACTCATCCCGAATCCTGAACGGCCGGATTTCTGGGAGCAATTCCCAGAGCTGCAGCATGGAGGGCTCCAGACTTAAAGAACCACCAGTGTCCGAAGCCGAATGGAAAAGTGGTGGCAGCCACCGGCAGGCCATTGGCGAGCGAAGGAGAAGCGCGGATGACGGTAAAGAGTTCCCATGTAGAAAGACGCCCAGTTCTGTCCCACCCCGCAAGCAACCGGAGCTGGCTTCAAAAGCGCTAAACCTGCTAACATTCCAGGCCATCAAAGTGGACAGCTTTTCGACAGATGACGAACTGAGGAGGAGAGCGCAGCGGATCCTTAAAGTGAACCTGTCCCCTGTGATCAGAATTCAGCCATTGCCTCGGTCTCTCAGCATCCCTTGA